The Zingiber officinale cultivar Zhangliang chromosome 10A, Zo_v1.1, whole genome shotgun sequence genome contains a region encoding:
- the LOC122026763 gene encoding zinc finger MYM-type protein 1-like: protein MLKYFAKRLRSSIESSSVPDEESTPAPQPLPPPPPQILFENIENLSSEVEIVADPGLRKLIEEYDVGARDRIRKEYVAMDPCQPRGHNFSRKKWVKTIDVSERFGLKTVIGWSIVFQRMQPFVSGGVGSAHIEARIQFEGFKNQRQSVEYSFSSGKHELEVAYRKCLTSTLKRKFLELLKWYSSECPEVAAVVGMNAPGNNQMIAPKIQKQLVNACAVETTNAILADLGDRWFTLLLDEARDCSVKEQMTVVIRYVNKHGEVIERFMVVVHVATTTTACLKEAIDSLFAKYGLSVARLRGQGYDGASNMSGEFNGLKSLIMKENPYALYVHCFAHQLQLLVVTVAQANQYVCDFMWIVGSIVNTSASSCKRDDKLRQLEHDKKVKLLERGEISFGRGLNQETSLARPGDTRWGFHHSTLCRIEQMWPSVIEVLQNLIDDGNRSSKGLSRTLVERMERYEFVFILLLMKCILAITNHLSTVLQEKDQNIVNAMRLINNVKCKLQKLRYYGWDILLEDVKKFCNTNFIEIINMTDNINSRSRLKRDGKNVNFDHYFHVEIFCEVINIILQEMDSRFFETTTDLLIYMSCLDPRNSFSRFDVHKLVRLAHFCEDDFSWNERMLVEQELETYIDDVRSDERFEGISDLGALAKKMIETMKNRVFPLVYRMIELSLLLPVATATVERMFSAVNIVKIDLRNRIGDEWMNDNLVVYIEKDVFNTVDNELILQRFQNMESRRMQLSRIR, encoded by the exons ATGTtgaaatattttgcaaagagGCTTAGGAGTTCAATTGAATCGTCTAGTGTTCCGGATGAAGAGTCTACTCCTGCACCACAACcactaccacctcctcctccgcaaattttatttgaaaatattgagaATCTGAGTAGTGAAGTAGAAATTGTTGCTGATCCTGGTTTAcgaaaattgattgaagagtatgATGTTGGTGCTAGAGATCGTATTCGAAAAGAATATGTTGCTATGGACCCTTGTCAACCTCGAGGccataatttttcaagaaaaaaatggGTAAAGACAATAGATGTTTCAGAGAGGTTTGGTTTAAAGACCGTGATTGGTTGGAGTATAGTGTTTCAAAGGATGCAGCCTTTTGTTTCTG GTGGAGTTGGTAGTGCGCACATTGAGGCAAGAATACAGTTTGAGGGtttcaagaatcaaagacaaagtGTGGAGTATTCATTTTCATCGGGGAAACATGAGCTTGAAGTTGCTTATCGCAAATGCTTGACTTCCACTTTAAAA AGGAAATTTTTAGAATTGCTCAAATGGTATAGCTCAGAGTGTCCAGAAGTTGCGGCAGTTGTTGGAATGAATGCACCtggaaataatcaaatgattgcccCAAAAATTCAAAAGCAATTGGTGAATGCTTGTGCAGTTGAGACCACAAATGCTATTCTAGCTGATCTTGGAGATAGATGGTTCACTTTACTACTTGATGAAGCTCGTGACTGTTCAGTGAAAGAGCAAATGACAGTTGTTATTAGATATGTGAACAAACATGGAGAGGTGATTGAACGATTTATGGTTGTAGTTCATGTTGCAACAACTACAACTGCTTGTTTGAAGGAGGCAATCGACTCTTTATTTGCTAAGTATGGTTTGTCAGTGGCGAGATTGAGgggtcaaggatatgatggtgcttCAAATATGTCTGGAGAATTTAATGGCTTAAAGTCACTGATAATGAAAGAAAATCCGTATGCATTgtatgttcattgttttgctcatcaactccagctaTTGGTTGTAACAGTTGCTCAAGCAAATCAATATGTTTGTGATTTCATGTGGATTGTTGGTTCGATTGTGAACACATCTGCATCATCTTGCAAAAGGGACGACAAACTTCGACAACTTGAACATGACAAAAAAGTTAAACTTCTTGAAAGAGGAGAGATTAGTTTTGGTAGAGGACTAAACCAAGAAACTAGTCTAGCTAGACCTGGAGATACACGATGGGGGTTTCATCATTCAACTTTATGTCGTATTGAACAAATGTGGCCATCTGTTATAGAGGTTCTTCAAAATTTGATTGATGATGGTAATCGTTCTTCTAAGGGTTTAAGTAGAACTTTGGTTGAAAGAATGGAGAGGTATGAATTTGTGTTTATTCTACTATTGATGAAATGTATATTGGCAATCACAAATCATTTGTCAACCGTTCTACAAGAGAAAGATCAAAATATTGTGAATGCGATGCGTTTGATCAACAATGTGAAATGCAAATTGCAAAAGTTGAGATATTATGGATGGGATATTTTACTTGAGGATGTGAAGAAGTTTTGTAACACTAATTTcattgaaataattaatatgaCAGATAACATCAACAGCCGTAGTCGTTTGAAGAGAGATGGAAAAAATGTTAATTTTGATCACTACTTCCATGTTGAAATCTTTTGTGAG gttaTCAATATTATTCTACAGGAGATGGATAGTCGTTTTTTTGAAACAACTACAGATTTGttgatttatatgtcatgccttgatCCTAGGAACTCGTTCTCTAGATTTGATGTACACAAGTTAGTTCGTCTAGCTCATTTTTGTGAggatgatttttcttggaatgaGCGTATGTTGGTTGAACAAGAGCTTGAAACATATATTGATGACGTCAGATCAGATGAACGATTTGAAGGCATTTCAGATTTGGGAGCTCTTGCAAAGAAAATGATTGAAACAATGAAGAACCGTGTATTTCCTTTGGTTTATCGGATGATTGAGCTATCCTTACTTCTTCCAGTTGCTACTGCAACCGTTGAAAGAATGTTTTCGGCAGTGAATATTGTCAAAATAGATTTGCGAAACAGGATTggagatgaatggatgaatgaTAATTTGGTAGTCTATATCGAGAAAGATGTTTTTAATACTGTCGACAATGAGCTAATTTTACAGCGTTTTCAGAATATGGAGTCTCGAAGAATGCAATTGTCACGTATTCGTTAG